The following are encoded together in the Capsulimonas corticalis genome:
- the speB gene encoding agmatinase — MGADAQREVGRAPGYSFLPPSNFLGLAPEDSAYETSRALILPIPYDATTSYKGGAKDGPRAILEASAQIELYDVELDAEPALEWGVHTLPALAPDLRSAEATIESIAAAVIDLPCREKLLCVLGGEHSISVGVARGLYSHFGEFVTVQLDAHADLRDEYHETPYSHACAARRILDLGGEVIQFGIRSLDRTEADFLKENPAKVTAHLASVMHRDRSYLTALIEKIKGKQVFLTIDLDAFDPSVIPATGTPEPGGLLWYDVLEIVQTVARESTVIAFDVVELAPIPGLHAPDFTAAKLVYKVLTAVLGKE; from the coding sequence TTGGGTGCTGACGCGCAGCGAGAAGTAGGGCGAGCGCCCGGCTACTCGTTCCTGCCGCCGTCGAATTTCCTGGGCCTCGCCCCGGAAGACAGCGCTTACGAGACCAGCCGGGCTCTGATCCTCCCAATCCCATACGACGCCACGACGAGTTATAAAGGCGGAGCTAAGGACGGCCCACGGGCCATTCTGGAAGCCTCCGCCCAGATCGAACTCTATGATGTGGAATTGGACGCCGAACCGGCGCTGGAGTGGGGCGTACACACGCTCCCCGCTCTCGCGCCGGATCTGCGCTCGGCTGAAGCGACAATCGAATCCATCGCGGCCGCCGTGATCGATCTGCCCTGCCGCGAAAAGCTCCTTTGCGTCCTCGGCGGCGAACACTCCATCAGTGTTGGCGTCGCGCGCGGCCTTTACTCCCACTTCGGCGAATTCGTGACCGTGCAGCTCGACGCCCACGCGGACCTGCGCGACGAATACCACGAAACGCCCTACAGCCACGCCTGCGCCGCCCGGCGCATCTTAGACCTCGGCGGCGAAGTCATCCAATTCGGCATCCGTTCCCTGGACCGCACCGAAGCCGACTTCCTCAAAGAGAACCCCGCCAAAGTCACCGCGCACCTCGCGTCCGTGATGCACCGCGACCGCTCCTACCTCACGGCCTTAATCGAGAAAATCAAAGGCAAACAAGTCTTCTTGACCATCGACCTCGACGCCTTCGACCCCAGCGTTATCCCCGCCACCGGCACCCCCGAACCCGGCGGCCTGCTCTGGTACGACGTCCTCGAAATCGTCCAAACCGTCGCCCGCGAAAGCACCGTCATCGCCTTCGACGTCGTCGAACTCGCCCCCATCCCCGGCCTCCACGCCCCCGATTTCACCGCCGCGAAGCTCGTCTACAAAGTGCTGACTGCAGTTTTGGGGAAAGAATAG
- a CDS encoding S-adenosylmethionine decarboxylase, giving the protein MKNHTTYGAHLTLRIANIERRHALQGPHGVSDLLVDLIDRIGMRILAGPLTAEETGDPERRGWSSVAILYESHCAIHTYPELGEAFLDVFSCKTFPIAAITTLLTERFGEFAIVEQSLTDRGIHWGPNVEKELASWVLTRSEK; this is encoded by the coding sequence ATGAAAAATCACACAACTTATGGCGCCCACTTAACACTACGAATTGCAAACATTGAACGACGGCACGCTCTCCAAGGCCCCCACGGGGTTTCGGACCTGCTCGTCGACCTTATCGACCGGATCGGCATGCGCATCCTGGCCGGCCCTCTCACGGCTGAAGAGACCGGAGACCCGGAACGCCGCGGCTGGTCCAGCGTAGCGATTCTTTACGAATCCCACTGCGCGATTCACACCTACCCGGAGCTCGGGGAAGCTTTCCTCGACGTCTTCTCCTGTAAAACATTTCCCATCGCCGCCATCACAACGCTGCTGACAGAGCGCTTTGGCGAATTCGCGATCGTCGAGCAAAGTCTCACCGACCGCGGCATTCATTGGGGACCGAACGTCGAGAAAGAGCTCGCATCTTGGGTGCTGACGCGCAGCGAGAAGTAG
- a CDS encoding RNHCP domain-containing protein — protein sequence MKPRPERGAKRRSVTPQWFQCVHCGQPVVPDACGTEHRNHCSRCLWSKHVDDAPGDRAADCGGAMEPVAVWVRKGGEWAIIHRCVRCGAMHSNRIAGDDSELVLISLAVRPLSQPPFPLERLAGQE from the coding sequence TTGAAGCCAAGACCCGAACGCGGAGCGAAGCGTCGCTCCGTGACCCCGCAGTGGTTCCAGTGTGTCCATTGCGGCCAGCCGGTCGTTCCCGACGCCTGCGGTACGGAGCACCGTAACCATTGTTCCCGATGCTTATGGAGCAAGCATGTCGACGACGCTCCCGGTGACCGCGCGGCGGACTGCGGCGGCGCGATGGAGCCCGTCGCCGTGTGGGTGCGCAAGGGCGGGGAGTGGGCGATCATCCATCGCTGCGTCCGCTGCGGCGCCATGCACTCCAACCGCATTGCCGGCGACGACAGCGAGCTTGTTCTGATCTCGCTCGCCGTGCGGCCCCTCAGCCAGCCGCCGTTTCCATTGGAGCGGCTGGCCGGGCAGGAATGA
- a CDS encoding PilZ domain-containing protein, which translates to MNTLLPAGLRESDTGKRRFRRFKVAVPALAWPESAGLQPEKAQEHPAIAKSVFIENLSLTGLLIVSTTTFYQGTRLVVKFSLGDRHFALQVDIRRITETEVAGEQYFGYGAQFVRCQTIAEALPSIAAYLDMLSKAGATAKQQKDKAR; encoded by the coding sequence ATGAACACGCTACTGCCTGCCGGATTGAGAGAAAGCGACACGGGGAAGCGCCGCTTTCGGCGTTTTAAAGTGGCCGTCCCCGCGCTGGCGTGGCCGGAATCGGCGGGCTTGCAGCCGGAAAAAGCCCAGGAGCACCCGGCCATCGCCAAAAGCGTCTTCATCGAAAACTTGAGCCTGACGGGACTTCTGATCGTATCCACGACGACGTTCTATCAGGGGACGCGCCTGGTCGTGAAATTCTCCCTTGGAGACCGGCATTTCGCGCTCCAGGTCGATATCCGGCGCATCACGGAAACCGAAGTGGCGGGTGAGCAGTACTTCGGCTACGGCGCACAGTTCGTGCGGTGCCAGACAATCGCCGAAGCGCTCCCCTCCATCGCGGCCTACCTCGATATGCTCAGCAAAGCCGGGGCAACGGCAAAACAGCAAAAAGACAAAGCGCGATAA
- a CDS encoding DinB family protein, translating into MTILDRLLGHDAWTTRQLLFRCRELTDEKLDQVFDIGGRSLRDTFVHMIECAEIHMDRMMGRPERVLAETYTIDGWLRRHMLVSQELAELATRVEREGRADEMWVGGSGNRHSFGAGITHLLTHSMHHRAQALYLMDKLGLKNVIEGDALGWEYVARGWGWEDSGSSGLTVAD; encoded by the coding sequence ATGACCATTCTCGACCGCCTGCTCGGACACGACGCCTGGACGACCCGACAATTGCTGTTCCGATGCCGGGAATTGACGGACGAAAAGCTGGATCAGGTCTTCGACATTGGCGGCCGGAGTCTGCGCGATACGTTTGTCCATATGATCGAATGCGCGGAGATTCATATGGACCGGATGATGGGGCGGCCCGAACGAGTTTTGGCGGAGACCTATACGATTGATGGATGGCTGAGGCGCCACATGCTCGTCTCTCAGGAATTGGCCGAACTGGCGACGCGGGTGGAGCGCGAAGGGCGGGCGGATGAAATGTGGGTCGGTGGAAGCGGCAATCGGCACTCGTTTGGCGCGGGGATTACGCATCTCCTCACGCACAGCATGCACCACCGCGCCCAGGCCCTTTATCTGATGGACAAGTTAGGTCTGAAAAACGTGATTGAAGGCGATGCTCTCGGCTGGGAATATGTCGCGCGCGGCTGGGGCTGGGAAGACAGCGGCAGTTCCGGCCTGACGGTCGCGGACTGA
- a CDS encoding DUF1559 domain-containing protein — protein sequence MKSKNRRSNSYGFTLIELLVVIAIIAILAAILFPVFAKAREKARQISCLSNMKQLGLGFMQYIQDNDETWPGVNSGAVNYQGGWASQIYPYVKSTNVYKCPDESGIVAGIPYTIAYVMNYEIYFDDGLSYKDNANGLNLSQMVTPASTLVLYEGQNGAAYTLDNKDPSIAPVTPANAAGWANGNSIEISDRHDSTPTRMSNFTFADGHSKFIKRAAVSFFPGVSPDNLGSYSITFAYK from the coding sequence ATGAAATCCAAAAATCGTCGGTCTAATTCGTATGGATTTACTTTGATTGAACTGCTAGTTGTCATTGCAATTATTGCTATTCTTGCGGCGATACTGTTTCCGGTTTTCGCCAAGGCGCGTGAGAAGGCGCGGCAGATCAGCTGCCTGTCCAACATGAAGCAGCTTGGGCTCGGCTTTATGCAGTATATCCAAGACAACGACGAGACGTGGCCTGGAGTCAACAGCGGCGCTGTCAACTACCAAGGCGGGTGGGCCTCGCAGATCTATCCCTACGTCAAGTCGACTAACGTTTACAAATGTCCCGATGAAAGCGGCATTGTCGCCGGTATTCCATACACCATTGCCTACGTCATGAATTACGAGATTTATTTCGACGATGGGCTCTCGTACAAGGACAACGCAAATGGATTGAACCTGTCGCAAATGGTGACCCCTGCCTCCACGCTTGTGCTATACGAAGGACAGAATGGGGCTGCCTACACTCTGGACAACAAGGACCCGTCCATCGCGCCGGTTACGCCCGCGAACGCGGCGGGATGGGCCAACGGCAATTCCATCGAAATCAGCGATCGTCATGACAGCACTCCAACCAGAATGTCCAACTTCACGTTCGCCGACGGGCACTCAAAGTTCATCAAGCGAGCCGCCGTTTCTTTCTTCCCAGGAGTTTCTCCCGACAACTTGGGCAGCTATTCGATCACCTTTGCCTACAAATAG
- the trpE gene encoding anthranilate synthase component I yields the protein MLYPTRDEFIEKSQRGNLIPVWREVLADLETPVSAFRKIAGDRPNSFLLESVAGGEHLARYSFLGSDPFMVFRSKGNTATVTEGDRVETIALKAGERDPLHVLKGLLSRYTYVPAPELPRFVGGAVGMIAYDTVRFFEKLPELAKDDLGLDDTIFLFTDALLVFDHVKHKMLALCNARVESGDDPGAAYDGAVAKIEALLARLKGPTPLPAPPRPEECAEFVPNRTEENYLAAVLKAKEYIAAGDTFQAQIGQRMSKKLAAHPFDVYRALRSINPSPYMFYLDFGDTKLVGASPEVLVSEINRRVTIRPIAGSRHGRGATPAEDDAIAADLLADEKERAEHIMLVDLGRNDIGRVAKYGTVSVDELMVIEKYSHVMHIVSEVTGTLRDDLDQFDVLRASFPAGTLTGAPKVRTMEIIEELEPTRRGHYGGGIGYFSYSGDMDTAITIRTALVKGDNIYLAAAGGVVADSVPEYEYRETLAKMRALVRAVEWAESGLE from the coding sequence ATGCTGTATCCAACACGTGACGAATTTATCGAAAAGTCCCAGCGCGGCAACCTGATCCCGGTCTGGCGCGAAGTGCTGGCGGACCTGGAGACTCCCGTTTCGGCGTTCCGCAAGATCGCCGGCGACCGGCCCAATAGCTTTCTGCTGGAAAGCGTGGCGGGAGGCGAGCATCTGGCCCGCTACTCGTTCCTGGGCAGCGACCCGTTTATGGTCTTCCGAAGCAAGGGCAATACGGCGACGGTGACCGAGGGCGATCGTGTGGAGACGATCGCTTTGAAGGCCGGCGAGCGCGATCCCCTGCATGTGCTCAAGGGATTGCTCAGCCGCTACACCTATGTCCCGGCGCCGGAGCTGCCGCGCTTTGTCGGCGGCGCCGTGGGGATGATCGCCTACGACACGGTCCGCTTCTTTGAGAAGCTGCCCGAACTGGCGAAGGACGATCTTGGTCTCGACGACACCATCTTCCTCTTCACGGACGCGCTTTTGGTGTTCGACCATGTGAAGCACAAGATGCTCGCGCTTTGCAACGCGCGCGTCGAGAGCGGCGACGATCCCGGCGCGGCGTACGACGGCGCCGTCGCAAAAATCGAAGCGCTGCTGGCGCGGCTCAAGGGTCCCACTCCCCTGCCCGCTCCGCCCCGTCCCGAGGAGTGCGCGGAGTTCGTTCCGAACCGCACGGAAGAGAACTATCTCGCCGCCGTACTGAAGGCCAAGGAGTATATCGCCGCCGGCGACACCTTCCAGGCGCAGATCGGCCAGCGGATGTCGAAGAAGCTCGCGGCCCACCCGTTCGATGTTTATCGGGCTCTGCGCTCGATCAATCCCTCGCCCTATATGTTCTATCTCGACTTCGGCGACACCAAGCTCGTGGGGGCGTCCCCCGAGGTGCTGGTCTCCGAGATCAACCGGCGCGTGACGATTCGGCCGATCGCCGGATCCCGCCACGGGCGCGGCGCGACGCCCGCCGAGGATGACGCCATCGCCGCCGACCTGCTGGCCGATGAAAAAGAGCGCGCCGAGCATATCATGCTGGTGGACCTGGGCCGCAACGATATCGGCCGCGTCGCCAAATACGGCACCGTCTCGGTAGACGAGCTGATGGTGATCGAGAAGTACTCGCACGTCATGCACATCGTCTCCGAAGTGACGGGAACGCTGCGCGACGACCTGGATCAGTTCGACGTCCTGCGCGCCTCCTTCCCCGCCGGCACCCTGACCGGCGCGCCCAAAGTCCGCACGATGGAGATCATCGAGGAATTAGAACCGACCCGGCGCGGCCACTACGGCGGCGGCATCGGTTACTTCTCCTACAGCGGCGACATGGACACGGCCATCACGATCCGCACCGCCCTCGTCAAAGGCGACAACATCTACCTCGCCGCCGCCGGCGGCGTCGTCGCCGACTCCGTTCCAGAATACGAATACCGCGAGACCCTCGCCAAAATGCGCGCACTCGTCCGCGCCGTCGAATGGGCGGAGTCGGGCCTGGAATAA
- a CDS encoding trimeric intracellular cation channel family protein, translating into MRARIAPKIKLQKHIADRLLLAVDLAGTFVFAVGGAMAGIRSHLDVFGVMVVSFASAAGGGIIRDLLIGAVPPASIRDRRYALAAFAGGAVVFFLHRYVGEIPYPMMIGFDAAGLALVAVSGAAKALDHKIDPFMSVLLGAISGSGGGTIRDVLLTHVPAILRVDVYAVAALAGAGVMVAGIQRGLPRNVMMGVGFAVCFLLRVVSVWRHWNLPTVSGP; encoded by the coding sequence TTGCGAGCACGGATTGCGCCGAAGATTAAGTTACAGAAGCATATTGCGGACAGGCTGCTGCTCGCCGTGGACCTTGCCGGCACGTTCGTCTTCGCCGTCGGCGGCGCGATGGCGGGCATCCGGAGCCACCTGGATGTCTTTGGCGTGATGGTCGTCTCATTCGCCTCGGCGGCGGGCGGCGGCATCATTCGCGATCTGCTGATCGGCGCGGTCCCGCCGGCGTCGATCCGCGACCGCCGCTACGCTCTCGCCGCCTTCGCGGGCGGCGCCGTTGTGTTTTTTCTGCATCGTTACGTGGGGGAGATCCCTTATCCGATGATGATCGGTTTTGATGCGGCGGGATTGGCGCTGGTGGCCGTTTCGGGCGCGGCGAAGGCGCTGGATCATAAGATCGACCCGTTCATGTCGGTCCTGCTCGGCGCGATCTCCGGATCGGGCGGCGGCACGATCCGGGATGTCCTTCTCACCCATGTCCCGGCCATCCTGCGCGTGGACGTCTACGCCGTCGCCGCGCTCGCGGGCGCCGGCGTGATGGTCGCCGGAATCCAGCGCGGCCTGCCCCGCAACGTAATGATGGGCGTCGGCTTCGCCGTTTGCTTTCTCCTGCGCGTGGTCAGTGTCTGGCGGCACTGGAACCTGCCCACGGTAAGCGGGCCGTAA
- a CDS encoding deoxyhypusine synthase family protein: MTIREFMDRNYRHFNSAVCVDAARAWNEHLDKGGKMFLTLAGAMSTAELGISVAELIRNDKVHGICCTGANLEEDVFNLVAHTHYERIPQYRALSAADEVALRDRGMNRVTDTCIPEDQAIRRIEDHVLELWKKADQAGESFFPYEFMYQLLGSGVLEGSYEIDPKDSWLLAAREKGLPIFVPGWEDSTLANIFTSHVISGDISRYGVVKTGVELMGFLVHWYKEITANSSLGFFQVGGGIAGDFPICVVPLIAQDLQEECRLWGYFAQISDSTTSYGSYSGAVPNEKITWGKLDSSTPSFIIESDATIVAPLIFNYVLGN, encoded by the coding sequence GTGACAATACGCGAGTTTATGGACCGGAATTACCGGCACTTCAATTCCGCAGTGTGTGTAGACGCCGCCAGAGCGTGGAATGAACACTTGGACAAGGGCGGGAAGATGTTCCTGACTCTGGCCGGCGCCATGAGCACGGCCGAGCTGGGGATTTCCGTCGCGGAATTGATTCGCAACGACAAGGTGCACGGCATCTGCTGCACCGGCGCCAATTTGGAAGAAGACGTCTTCAACCTTGTGGCGCACACACATTACGAGCGGATTCCGCAGTATCGCGCCCTGAGCGCGGCGGATGAAGTGGCCCTGCGCGACCGGGGAATGAACCGTGTGACGGACACGTGCATTCCCGAGGACCAGGCGATCCGCCGAATCGAAGACCACGTCCTGGAGCTTTGGAAAAAGGCCGACCAGGCGGGTGAGAGTTTCTTTCCTTATGAGTTCATGTACCAGCTGCTCGGCAGCGGGGTTCTGGAAGGATCGTACGAAATCGATCCCAAGGACTCCTGGCTGCTGGCCGCGCGGGAAAAGGGTCTGCCGATCTTTGTTCCCGGCTGGGAGGACTCGACACTGGCCAACATCTTCACGAGCCATGTGATCAGCGGTGACATCAGTCGTTACGGCGTCGTCAAAACCGGCGTGGAACTGATGGGCTTTCTGGTTCATTGGTATAAGGAGATCACCGCCAACTCGTCGCTCGGCTTTTTCCAAGTCGGCGGCGGCATTGCCGGAGACTTCCCGATCTGCGTCGTTCCGCTGATCGCCCAGGACCTCCAGGAAGAGTGCCGGCTCTGGGGCTATTTCGCCCAGATCAGTGACAGCACGACCTCGTATGGCTCGTACAGCGGGGCTGTGCCCAACGAAAAGATCACCTGGGGAAAACTCGATTCGTCGACCCCCAGCTTTATCATTGAATCGGATGCGACCATCGTCGCTCCGCTCATCTTCAACTACGTCTTAGGAAACTAA
- a CDS encoding PilZ domain-containing protein, with product MILPEGLKESDGSRRRFRRFQVTIPALAWPECLDLDAEDAHEHPMIARSVFIENMSLTGILIVAPTPFYLGTRLIVKFPLGGVDFAVQADIRHIIKMDSAGACYYGHGSQFVRSELIADALPAIAAHLGGLSKNVRILEMAR from the coding sequence ATGATATTGCCAGAGGGATTGAAGGAAAGCGACGGCAGCCGGCGTCGCTTTCGCCGTTTTCAAGTGACGATACCCGCGCTCGCATGGCCGGAGTGCCTGGATTTGGATGCGGAGGACGCCCACGAGCATCCGATGATCGCCCGAAGCGTGTTTATCGAAAACATGAGTCTGACGGGGATCCTGATCGTGGCCCCGACGCCGTTTTATTTAGGCACGCGCTTGATCGTAAAATTCCCCCTCGGCGGCGTCGATTTCGCCGTTCAGGCCGATATTCGGCACATTATCAAGATGGACAGCGCCGGAGCCTGCTATTACGGACACGGCTCGCAATTCGTGCGTTCCGAACTCATCGCCGACGCGCTTCCCGCAATCGCCGCCCACCTCGGCGGCCTGAGCAAAAACGTGCGGATCCTGGAGATGGCGCGATAA